In Streptomyces chartreusis, the following proteins share a genomic window:
- a CDS encoding ABC transporter permease gives MTTPQTSAVDVNQPTLQPAAPTGRRLSWQVLLLVIAGALALTSIVRIITGADGITNVSQMSTALQLAVPIGLAGLGGLWAERAGVVNIGLEGMMILGTWFGAWAGFQWGPWTGVVVGILGGCIGGILHAIATVTFRVNHIVSGVAINILALGITRYLAPLAFEGHAGGSAKQSPAVDTLGHFTVPGLSDGLRDLNNNGWFFISDIAGLLGGLVTNVSWLTLIAVALIPGTWWILWRTAFGLRLRSCGENPIAAESLGVNVYKYKYIAVIISGGLAGLGGVFLSIVANPFYLEGQVSGRGYIGLAAMIFGNWMPGGLALGAGLFGYTDSLNLRGGSQNVHALLLLGALLLIIGAIWLVIRKNYASSTITAVIGALVYTWYVTTNEVPNQVVSATPYVVTLIVLTLSAQRLRMPKADGLPYKKGQGK, from the coding sequence ATGACCACCCCGCAGACCTCAGCGGTCGACGTCAACCAGCCCACGCTGCAGCCCGCGGCGCCGACCGGCCGCCGCCTGTCGTGGCAGGTCCTGCTGCTGGTCATCGCCGGAGCCCTGGCGCTGACCTCGATCGTCCGCATCATCACCGGCGCCGACGGCATCACCAACGTCAGCCAGATGTCCACCGCGCTCCAGCTCGCCGTGCCGATCGGCCTCGCCGGTCTCGGCGGTCTGTGGGCGGAGCGGGCCGGCGTCGTCAACATCGGCCTCGAGGGCATGATGATCCTCGGCACCTGGTTCGGCGCCTGGGCCGGCTTCCAGTGGGGCCCGTGGACCGGTGTCGTCGTCGGCATCCTCGGTGGCTGCATCGGCGGCATCCTGCACGCCATCGCCACCGTCACCTTCCGCGTCAACCACATCGTCTCCGGTGTGGCGATCAACATCCTCGCGCTCGGCATCACCCGCTATCTCGCGCCCCTCGCCTTCGAGGGCCACGCGGGCGGCTCCGCCAAGCAGTCCCCGGCGGTCGACACCCTCGGCCACTTCACCGTGCCGGGCCTGTCCGACGGCCTGCGGGACCTGAACAACAACGGCTGGTTCTTCATCTCGGACATCGCCGGCCTGCTCGGCGGCCTGGTCACCAACGTCTCCTGGCTGACCCTGATCGCCGTGGCGCTGATCCCCGGCACCTGGTGGATCCTGTGGCGCACCGCCTTCGGCCTGCGCCTGCGCTCCTGCGGCGAGAACCCGATCGCGGCCGAGTCCCTCGGTGTCAACGTCTACAAGTACAAGTACATCGCCGTGATCATCTCCGGCGGCCTCGCCGGTCTCGGTGGTGTCTTCCTCTCCATCGTGGCCAACCCCTTCTACCTGGAGGGCCAGGTCAGCGGCCGCGGCTACATCGGCCTCGCCGCGATGATCTTCGGCAACTGGATGCCGGGCGGCCTCGCCCTGGGCGCCGGCCTGTTCGGCTACACCGACAGCCTCAACCTGCGCGGCGGCTCCCAGAACGTCCACGCCCTGCTGCTGCTCGGCGCCCTCCTGCTGATCATCGGCGCCATCTGGCTGGTGATCCGCAAGAACTACGCCTCGTCGACGATCACCGCGGTCATCGGTGCCCTGGTGTACACCTGGTACGTCACCACCAACGAGGTGCCCAACCAGGTCGTCTCCGCCACGCCGTACGTCGTCACGCTCATCGTCCTCACCTTGTCCGCGCAACGCCTGCGGATGCCGAAGGCGGACGGCCTGCCCTACAAGAAGGGCCAGGGCAAGTGA
- a CDS encoding ABC transporter permease: MKKFDKERVLLAVAGPVIALAVAFVLTAIVLLASGKSPVEPYALMFEQLGFSDIQVLIINQASLYYIAALAVAIGFRMNLFNIGVDGQYQLAAMMAAVVGAHANLPAVLQVPLLILTAVCTGAFWSGIAGILKVTRGVSEVVATIMLNAIATSVIAYLWLPNVFGVKVGNNNTTGEMHESGWVSGISMGDAGEIYGLVFLAVLLGIAYWVVLNRTRFGFDLRASGASETAAAASGVDPKRMVLTAMLLSGGIAGMAGLPILLGDTHTYSLNFPTGIGFLGIGIALLGRNSPVGIAFAALLWAWLDKASPELDFHGYDKEIAVIMQGLIVLSVVVSYEAVREWGLRRQQRRVGAELAAGHVLGADNNKKEVAGR; encoded by the coding sequence ATGAAGAAGTTCGACAAGGAGCGCGTGCTCCTCGCGGTGGCCGGCCCGGTCATCGCGCTCGCCGTGGCCTTCGTGCTCACCGCGATCGTGCTGCTCGCCTCGGGCAAGAGCCCGGTCGAGCCGTACGCCCTGATGTTCGAGCAGCTCGGCTTCTCCGACATCCAGGTGCTGATCATCAATCAGGCCTCGCTGTACTACATCGCGGCCCTCGCGGTGGCCATCGGCTTCCGGATGAACCTGTTCAACATCGGCGTCGACGGCCAGTACCAGCTCGCCGCCATGATGGCCGCCGTCGTCGGCGCCCACGCGAACCTGCCGGCCGTCCTCCAGGTCCCGCTGCTGATCCTCACCGCCGTCTGCACCGGCGCCTTCTGGTCCGGCATCGCCGGCATCCTCAAGGTCACCCGCGGCGTCAGCGAGGTCGTCGCGACGATCATGCTGAACGCGATCGCCACCTCCGTCATCGCCTACCTGTGGCTGCCGAACGTCTTCGGCGTCAAGGTCGGCAACAACAACACCACCGGCGAGATGCACGAGTCCGGCTGGGTCTCCGGCATCAGCATGGGCGACGCCGGCGAGATCTACGGCCTGGTCTTCCTCGCCGTGCTGCTCGGCATCGCCTACTGGGTCGTCCTCAACCGCACCCGCTTCGGCTTCGACCTGCGTGCCTCCGGCGCCTCCGAGACCGCCGCCGCGGCCAGCGGCGTCGACCCCAAGCGGATGGTGCTCACCGCCATGCTGCTCTCCGGCGGCATCGCGGGCATGGCCGGTCTGCCGATCCTGCTCGGCGACACCCACACCTACAGCCTCAACTTCCCCACCGGCATCGGCTTCCTCGGCATCGGCATCGCCCTGCTCGGCCGTAACAGCCCCGTTGGCATCGCGTTCGCCGCCCTGCTGTGGGCCTGGCTCGACAAGGCATCGCCCGAGCTGGACTTCCACGGCTACGACAAGGAGATCGCGGTCATCATGCAGGGCCTGATCGTGCTCTCGGTCGTCGTCTCCTACGAGGCCGTACGCGAATGGGGCCTGCGCCGCCAGCAGCGCCGCGTCGGCGCGGAACTGGCAGCCGGTCACGTCCTCGGCGCCGACAACAACAAGAAGGAGGTGGCCGGCCGATGA
- a CDS encoding ABC transporter ATP-binding protein — MTAVELAGITKRFPGVVANHDIHLTVRKGTVHALVGENGAGKSTLMKILYGMQKPDEGTIAIDGRQVTFSSPADAIVRGIGMVHQHFMLADNLTVLENVVLGSEKLYGIGAKARRKIKEISERYGLGVEPDRLVEELGVAARQRVEILKVLYRGATTLILDEPTAVLVPQEVDALFDNLRELKAEGLSVIFISHKLGEVLSVADEITVIRRGTTVGTAVPAETTPRQLAEMMVGSELPTPETAESTVTDRPVITVDKLRLEAAGGKALLDDITFTIHAGEVLGIAGVEGNGQTELVDALIGLKGADSGTITLVEEEITGWTTRKRRQQGIGYIPEDRHRHGLLLEAPLWENRILGHVTEKPLAKGVWLDPKAAQEDTRRIVEAYDVRTPGIDVTAASLSGGNQQKLIVGREMSHTPRFLIAAHPTRGVDVGAQAAIWDHIREARREGLAVLLISADLDELIGLSDTLRVIYNGKLVADADPATVTPEELGSAMTGAATGHLEHDDTTPETPDLNKSPESGEDEAR; from the coding sequence GTGACCGCCGTCGAACTCGCCGGGATCACCAAGCGTTTCCCCGGCGTCGTGGCCAACCACGACATCCACCTCACCGTCCGCAAGGGCACCGTCCATGCCCTCGTCGGCGAGAACGGCGCCGGCAAGTCGACTCTGATGAAGATCCTCTACGGCATGCAGAAGCCGGACGAGGGCACCATCGCGATCGACGGCCGGCAGGTCACCTTCTCGTCGCCGGCCGACGCCATCGTCCGCGGCATCGGCATGGTCCACCAGCACTTCATGCTCGCGGACAACCTCACCGTCCTCGAGAACGTCGTCCTCGGCAGCGAGAAGCTCTACGGCATCGGCGCCAAGGCCCGCCGCAAGATCAAGGAGATCTCCGAGCGCTACGGCCTCGGCGTGGAGCCCGACCGCCTGGTCGAGGAGCTCGGCGTCGCCGCCCGCCAGCGCGTGGAGATCCTCAAGGTCCTCTACCGCGGCGCCACCACGCTCATCCTCGACGAGCCGACGGCCGTCCTGGTGCCGCAGGAGGTCGACGCGCTCTTCGACAACCTGCGCGAGCTCAAGGCCGAGGGCCTGTCGGTCATCTTCATCTCCCACAAGCTGGGCGAGGTGCTCTCCGTCGCCGACGAGATCACCGTCATCCGCCGCGGCACCACGGTCGGCACCGCCGTCCCCGCCGAGACGACGCCCCGTCAGCTCGCCGAGATGATGGTCGGCAGCGAGCTGCCGACGCCGGAGACCGCCGAGTCCACGGTCACCGACCGCCCGGTCATCACCGTCGACAAGCTGCGCCTGGAGGCAGCCGGCGGCAAGGCCCTGCTGGACGACATCACCTTCACCATCCACGCGGGCGAGGTCCTGGGCATCGCCGGCGTCGAGGGCAACGGCCAGACCGAACTGGTCGACGCCCTCATCGGCCTCAAGGGCGCCGACTCCGGCACGATCACCCTCGTCGAAGAGGAGATCACCGGCTGGACCACCCGCAAGCGCCGGCAGCAGGGCATCGGCTACATCCCCGAGGACCGCCACCGGCACGGTCTGCTCCTGGAGGCCCCCCTCTGGGAGAACCGCATCCTCGGCCACGTCACCGAGAAGCCGCTCGCCAAGGGCGTATGGCTGGACCCGAAGGCCGCGCAGGAGGACACCCGCCGCATCGTCGAGGCGTACGACGTCCGCACGCCCGGCATCGACGTCACCGCCGCCTCCCTGTCCGGCGGCAACCAGCAGAAGCTGATCGTCGGCCGCGAGATGAGCCACACCCCGCGCTTCCTGATCGCCGCGCACCCCACCCGCGGTGTGGACGTCGGCGCGCAGGCCGCGATCTGGGACCACATCCGCGAGGCCCGCCGCGAGGGCCTGGCCGTGCTGCTGATCTCCGCCGACCTGGACGAGCTGATCGGCCTGTCCGACACCCTTCGCGTGATCTACAACGGCAAGCTGGTCGCGGACGCCGACCCGGCCACCGTCACGCCGGAGGAACTGGGCTCGGCGATGACCGGTGCCGCGACAGGGCACCTCGAGCACGACGACACGACCCCCGAGACTCCCGACCTGAACAAGTCCCCCGAGTCCGGCGAAGACGAGGCCCGCTGA
- a CDS encoding BMP family lipoprotein, with translation MRRISRITVAGAATASLALALSACGGTSTEASSSDSKGGDKGLAIAYDVGGKGDQSFNDAAFAGLEQAKKEFGYATQDVEPTEGETDADKEQRLVSLAKQGYNPVIGIGYAYAAAVKGAAEKFPDTTFGIVDDSTVESKNVADLVFSEEQASYLAGVAAAKSTKTNTVGFVGGVDIPLIHKFQAGFEQGVKDTNPQAKVLSQYLTQTAEEGGFSSPDKGKSAAEGQIEKKADVVYAAAGLSGQGVIEAAAANKVWAIGVDSDQYTQEALAKYKDSILTSAMKDVAKAVYNLAKSVEDGKPETGIVRGDLKSGEVSLSNSNPKFADDAEVQEAIKTAKEKIISGEIKVKTS, from the coding sequence ATGCGCCGGATTTCCCGGATCACGGTCGCAGGCGCAGCGACCGCCTCTCTGGCCCTCGCGCTCTCCGCCTGCGGCGGCACCTCGACCGAGGCGTCCTCCTCGGACTCGAAGGGCGGCGACAAGGGCCTCGCCATCGCCTACGACGTCGGCGGCAAGGGCGACCAGTCCTTCAACGACGCCGCGTTCGCGGGCCTGGAGCAGGCGAAGAAGGAGTTCGGGTACGCGACGCAGGACGTCGAGCCCACCGAGGGCGAGACGGACGCCGACAAGGAGCAGCGACTGGTGTCGCTGGCCAAGCAGGGCTACAACCCGGTCATCGGCATCGGCTACGCGTACGCCGCCGCCGTCAAGGGTGCCGCGGAGAAGTTCCCGGACACCACCTTCGGCATCGTGGACGACTCCACCGTCGAGTCGAAGAACGTCGCCGACCTGGTCTTCTCCGAGGAGCAGGCCTCGTACCTGGCCGGCGTCGCCGCCGCCAAGAGCACCAAGACGAACACGGTCGGCTTCGTGGGCGGCGTGGACATCCCGCTGATCCACAAGTTCCAGGCCGGCTTCGAGCAGGGCGTCAAGGACACCAACCCGCAGGCCAAGGTCCTGTCCCAGTACCTCACGCAGACCGCGGAGGAGGGCGGCTTCTCCAGCCCCGACAAGGGCAAGTCCGCCGCCGAGGGCCAGATCGAGAAGAAGGCCGACGTCGTCTACGCCGCCGCCGGTCTGTCCGGTCAGGGCGTCATCGAGGCCGCCGCCGCCAACAAGGTGTGGGCCATCGGTGTCGACTCCGACCAGTACACGCAGGAAGCCCTTGCCAAGTACAAGGACTCCATCCTGACCTCGGCGATGAAGGACGTCGCCAAGGCGGTCTACAACCTGGCGAAGTCGGTCGAGGACGGTAAGCCCGAGACCGGTATCGTTCGTGGCGATCTGAAGTCCGGCGAGGTGAGCCTGTCGAACTCCAACCCGAAGTTCGCGGACGACGCCGAGGTCCAGGAAGCCATCAAGACGGCCAAGGAGAAGATCATCAGCGGCGAGATCAAGGTCAAGACCAGCTGA
- a CDS encoding BMP family lipoprotein: MRRTSKLTRVAVGVASIALAATACGGTSSDSDSGSDGSGDTKGLAIAYDIGGKGDQSFNDAAYAGLQKAQKEFGYKTADIEPTEGETDADKEQRLSSLAKQGYNPVIGVGFAYGPAMEAVAKKYPKTTFGIVDSVVEGENVASLVFAEQEASYLAGVAAAKATKSNIVGFVGGVDVPLIHKFEAGYKQGVQDTNPKVKVLSQYLTQTAEEGGFSSPDKGKAAAEGQIEKGSDVEYAAAGLSGQGVIEAASKAKVWAIGVDSDQFKQAALANYKNSILTSALKDVGGAVFTLAKSVEDGKPLTGVQTFDLKVNGVGLSESNPEFAKIPGLTDAVAKAKEGIIDGSIKVKTE; this comes from the coding sequence ATGCGTCGGACATCCAAACTGACCCGTGTCGCGGTGGGGGTCGCGTCGATCGCGCTCGCCGCCACGGCGTGCGGTGGTACCAGCAGCGACAGTGACAGCGGCAGCGACGGCAGCGGCGACACCAAGGGTCTCGCCATCGCGTACGACATCGGCGGCAAGGGCGACCAGTCCTTCAACGACGCCGCCTACGCCGGCCTGCAGAAGGCCCAGAAGGAGTTCGGCTACAAGACGGCCGACATCGAGCCCACCGAGGGCGAGACGGACGCCGACAAGGAGCAGCGGCTGTCCTCCCTCGCCAAGCAGGGCTACAACCCGGTGATCGGCGTCGGCTTCGCCTACGGCCCCGCCATGGAGGCCGTGGCGAAGAAGTACCCGAAGACCACCTTCGGCATCGTCGACTCCGTCGTCGAGGGCGAGAACGTCGCCTCCCTCGTCTTCGCCGAGCAGGAGGCCTCCTACCTCGCCGGTGTCGCGGCCGCCAAGGCCACCAAGAGCAACATCGTCGGCTTCGTCGGCGGCGTGGACGTGCCGCTGATCCACAAGTTCGAGGCCGGCTACAAGCAGGGCGTCCAGGACACCAACCCCAAGGTCAAGGTCCTGTCGCAGTACCTGACGCAGACCGCGGAAGAGGGTGGCTTCTCCAGCCCGGACAAGGGCAAGGCCGCCGCCGAGGGCCAGATCGAGAAGGGCTCCGACGTCGAGTACGCCGCCGCCGGTCTCTCCGGCCAGGGCGTGATCGAGGCCGCCTCGAAGGCCAAGGTCTGGGCGATCGGTGTCGACTCCGACCAGTTCAAGCAGGCGGCGCTCGCCAACTACAAGAACTCCATCCTGACCTCCGCCCTCAAGGACGTCGGCGGTGCGGTCTTCACGCTGGCCAAGTCCGTCGAGGACGGCAAGCCGCTGACCGGCGTCCAGACCTTCGACCTGAAGGTCAACGGTGTGGGCCTGTCCGAGTCGAACCCGGAGTTCGCGAAGATCCCGGGCCTGACCGACGCCGTGGCGAAGGCCAAGGAAGGCATCATCGACGGCTCCATCAAGGTCAAGACCGAGTAG